In Grus americana isolate bGruAme1 chromosome 4, bGruAme1.mat, whole genome shotgun sequence, one genomic interval encodes:
- the HELQ gene encoding helicase POLQ-like isoform X2: MAEPSLGVRRKSCPGSVRKRSRAPVQPSAVCSPVAGKRLSSGGEGPPAETPCSNDSEEDMFGDYDSFYGNDSLLAQVDDIENKYLQDKNTDIKAAGEIVLGNLQLGIHQKKQDNFSASENMVVLKTDKEDAFQVNENDPVDSNQELTESILDDLPSSQLLYFDKMDELSSGSRVSLASERRNKCMNSSSDKISSPSSFYPDAGDRNRPSDFSSDSKCDLLKSESLKDHLKSAMTGNAKAQTLQVSRTKQLKEAVLSEEICVAKKTTESSFVDIGPFYGLPSKVKDLFRQLRGIETLYEWQHDCLMLESLQQRKNLIYSLPTSGGKTLVAEIIILQELLCRQKDVLMILPYVAIVQEKVRGLSSFGIELGFLVEEYAGSKGRFPPIKRRIKKSLYIATIEKGHALVNSLIETERIDDLGLVVVDELHMLGEGSRGATLEISLAKILYTSKNTQIIGMSATLNNVGDLQRFLRAEYYTNNFRPVELKEYVKIRDTIYAVDSKTENGFKFSRLLNFKYSSNLEKADPDHIIALVTEVIPKYSCLIFCPTKKNCENVASMVCRYLKREFRAHREKEKQDLIKNLKNIGNGSVCPVLKQTIPFGIAYHHSGLTNDERKSIEEAYSTGVLCLLACTATLAAGVNLPARRVILRAPYVANDFLKKNQYKQMIGRAGRAGIDSAGESILIVQEKDKHLVRDLVNSPLENCYSNLLLELTKGMQSLLLSLVGLKIAVTHEEVDNFMCSTLLGVQQQLLSKEKSLSEVIKDGLENLIEKGLLKRTISEKDHNSKCTLTVTPLGKATYKGSIDLAYCNLLYRELKKGLEGLILESNLHLLYLATPYDMTSNCSPDWMIYLRQFNQLSAAEQKVADIVGVPESFITKKASGQAIRKNVDSAVVNRLYLSLVLYTLLKETNIWTVSEKFNMSRGYVQNLLNSAASFTSCVLHFCEELEEFWVYKALLTELTKQLTYCVKTELIPLMEVAGVLEMLLSEKAEALQEEVEELLKVPTDIPRTY, translated from the exons ATGGCCGAGCCCAGCCTGGGTGTGCGGAGGAAGAGCTGCCCTGGGTCTGTCCGCAAGCGGAGCCGGGCCCCGGTGCAGCCTAGTGCCGTCTGCTCGCCGGTGGCTGGCAAGAGACTGAGCTCTGGTGGCGAGGGGCCCCCAGCGGAGACCCCG TGTAGTAATGATAGTGAAGAAGATATGTTTGGTGACTATGACAGCTTTTATGGAAATGATTCTTTGCTAGCTCAAGTTGATGATATAGAGAACAAATACCTGCAggataaaaatacagatattaaagCAGCTGGAGAAATTGTACTTGGGAATCTTCAGTTAGGAATTCACCAGAAAAAACAAGataatttttctgcttcagaaaatatgGTTGTCCTTAAAACTGACAAAGAGGATGCTTTCCAAGTGAATGAAAATGACCCAGTGGATAGCAATCAAGAACTGACTGAATCTATTTTAGATGACTTGCCATCATCACAACTTTTATATTTTGACAAAATGGATGAACTTTCTTCTGGTTCTAGAGTATCTCTAGCCTCAGAAAGGAGGAATAAATGTATGAATTCTTCCTCAGACAAAATCAGCAGTCCATCATCTTTTTATCCTGATGCTGGAGACAGGAACAGACCTAGTGACTTTTCCTCAGACTCTAAGTGTGATTTACTTAAAAGTGAGAgtcttaaagatcatctgaaAAGTGCTATGACTGGAAATGCCAAAGCCCAGACTCTGCAGGTCTCTAGGACCAAGCAGCTTAAAGAAGCTGTTTTATCTGAAGAGATTTGTGTTGCTAAGAAAACTACTGAATCTTCTTTTGTTGATATAGGCCCTTTTTATGGATTGCCTAGCAAAGTTAAAGATCTATTCAGACAACTTCGAGGGATTGAAACACTTTATG aatgGCAGCATGATTGCTTAATGTTAGAATCTctacagcaaaggaagaatttAATATACTCATTGCCAACCAGTGGTGGAAAAACACTTGTAGCTGAAATAATAATTCTCCAAGAATTACTCTGCAGGCAGAAGGATGTTTTGATGATCCTGCCATATGTTGCCATTGTCCAAGAAAAG gttaGGGGTTTATCAAGTTTTGGGATAGAATTGGGTTTCCTGGTTGAAGAATATGCAGGAAGTAAAGGAAGATTTCCACCAATCAAGAGGAGAATAAAAAAGTCTCTTTATATTGCTACTATAGAAAAAGGACATGCTCTAGTGAATTCCTTaattgaaacagaaagaatTGATGACCTCGGTCTGGTTGTGGTAGATGAG TTGCATATGCTCGGTGAGGGAAGTCGTGGAGCCACACTGGAAATTAGTCTTGCGAAAATTCTTTACACTAGTA aaaacacacaaatCATTGGGATGAGTGCAACTTTAAATAATGTTGGAGACCTGCAGAGGTTCCTGCGAGCAGAGTACTATACTAATAATTTTAGACCG GTAGAATTAAAGGAATACGTAAAGATACGAGACACCATTTACGCAGttgacagcaaaacagaaaatggcttTAAATTTTCACGTCTCCTTAATTTCAAG TATTCTAGTAATCTGGAGAAAGCAGATCCTGACCACATCATTGCACTGGTTACTGAAGTTATTCCTAAATATTCCTGCCTAATCTTTTGTCCCACTAAAAAGAACTGTGAAAATGTGGCTTCAATGGTGTGCAGGTACCTCAAGAG AGAATTTAGAGCTcacagggagaaagagaaacaagatCTCATCAAGAACCTAAAGAATATCGGAAATGGAAGTGTCTGTCCTGTTCTGAAGCAAACAATCCCTTTTGGTATTGCCTATCACCATAGTGGCCTTAcaaatgatgaaagaaaaagtatagAGGAAGCATATTCTACAGGTGTCCTGTGTCTGCTTGCTTGCACAGCTACTTTAGCTGCTGGAGTCAACCTGCCAGCTAGAAG GGTTATTCTCAGAGCTCCTTACGTTGCTAATGACTTCCTGAAGAAGAACCAGTATAAACAAATGATTGGCAGAGCTGGTCGAGCTGGTATTGATAGTGCTGGAGAAAGCATTCTCATAGTacaagaaaaagacaaacactTG GTTCGGGATTTAGTTAACAGTCCTTTAGAGAATTGTTACAGCAATCTTCTGCTGGAGTTGACCAAAGGAATGCAGAGCCTGTTGTTGTCTTTGGTTGGACTGAAG ATAGCAGTTACCCATGAGGAAGTCGACAATTTTATGTGCAGCACATTGCTGGgtgttcagcagcagctgctgtctaAAGAGAAGAGCCTCTCAGAGGTAATTAAAGATGGGTTAGAAAATCTAATAGAAAAAGGACTCCTAAAAAGAACAATATCTGAGAAGGACCACAATTCCAAATGTACGCTAACAGTCACACCGTTGGGTAAAGCTACATATAAAG GGTCTATAGACTTGGCATACTGCAATCTTCTTTACAGAGAATTGAAGAAAGGTTTGGAAGGGCTAATTCTTGAGAGCAATCTTCATCTTCTGTATCTGGCAACTCCATATGATATGACTTCTAACTGTAGCCCAGATTGGATGATATACTTGAGACAG TTCAACCAGCTAAgtgcagcagaacaaaaagTAGCAGATATTGTGGGAGTACCTGAAAGCTTTATTACAAAAAAGGCTTCTGGTCAAGCCATCAGAAAG AATGTGGACAGTGCTGTGGTAAACAGGCTCTACCTCTCGCTTGTCCTTTATACCCTGCTGAAAGAGACCAATATATGGACTGTTTCAGAGAAATTTAATATGTCCCGTGGATATGTGCAAAATCTCCTTAATTCTGCTGCCTCATTCACCTCCTGTGTTCTACATTTCTGCGAG GAATTGGAAGAATTCTGGGTTTATAAAGCCTTGCTGACAGAACTTACCAAGCAGTTGACATACTGTGTTAAGACAGAACTCATCCCCCTGATGGAGGTAGCAGGGGTTCTAGAG atGCTGCTGAGTGAAAAAGCCGAGGCTTTACAAGAAGAAGTTGAAGAACTCTTAAAGGTACCTACAGATATCCCAAGGACCTACTGA
- the HELQ gene encoding helicase POLQ-like isoform X3, with protein MFGDYDSFYGNDSLLAQVDDIENKYLQDKNTDIKAAGEIVLGNLQLGIHQKKQDNFSASENMVVLKTDKEDAFQVNENDPVDSNQELTESILDDLPSSQLLYFDKMDELSSGSRVSLASERRNKCMNSSSDKISSPSSFYPDAGDRNRPSDFSSDSKCDLLKSESLKDHLKSAMTGNAKAQTLQVSRTKQLKEAVLSEEICVAKKTTESSFVDIGPFYGLPSKVKDLFRQLRGIETLYEWQHDCLMLESLQQRKNLIYSLPTSGGKTLVAEIIILQELLCRQKDVLMILPYVAIVQEKVRGLSSFGIELGFLVEEYAGSKGRFPPIKRRIKKSLYIATIEKGHALVNSLIETERIDDLGLVVVDELHMLGEGSRGATLEISLAKILYTSKNTQIIGMSATLNNVGDLQRFLRAEYYTNNFRPVELKEYVKIRDTIYAVDSKTENGFKFSRLLNFKYSSNLEKADPDHIIALVTEVIPKYSCLIFCPTKKNCENVASMVCRYLKREFRAHREKEKQDLIKNLKNIGNGSVCPVLKQTIPFGIAYHHSGLTNDERKSIEEAYSTGVLCLLACTATLAAGVNLPARRVILRAPYVANDFLKKNQYKQMIGRAGRAGIDSAGESILIVQEKDKHLVRDLVNSPLENCYSNLLLELTKGMQSLLLSLVGLKIAVTHEEVDNFMCSTLLGVQQQLLSKEKSLSEVIKDGLENLIEKGLLKRTISEKDHNSKCTLTVTPLGKATYKGSIDLAYCNLLYRELKKGLEGLILESNLHLLYLATPYDMTSNCSPDWMIYLRQFNQLSAAEQKVADIVGVPESFITKKASGQAIRKNVDSAVVNRLYLSLVLYTLLKETNIWTVSEKFNMSRGYVQNLLNSAASFTSCVLHFCEELEEFWVYKALLTELTKQLTYCVKTELIPLMEVAGVLEARAKQLYNAGYKTLAHLANANPETLVKMIEHLSRRQAKQIVSSAKMLLSEKAEALQEEVEELLKVPTDIPRTY; from the exons ATGTTTGGTGACTATGACAGCTTTTATGGAAATGATTCTTTGCTAGCTCAAGTTGATGATATAGAGAACAAATACCTGCAggataaaaatacagatattaaagCAGCTGGAGAAATTGTACTTGGGAATCTTCAGTTAGGAATTCACCAGAAAAAACAAGataatttttctgcttcagaaaatatgGTTGTCCTTAAAACTGACAAAGAGGATGCTTTCCAAGTGAATGAAAATGACCCAGTGGATAGCAATCAAGAACTGACTGAATCTATTTTAGATGACTTGCCATCATCACAACTTTTATATTTTGACAAAATGGATGAACTTTCTTCTGGTTCTAGAGTATCTCTAGCCTCAGAAAGGAGGAATAAATGTATGAATTCTTCCTCAGACAAAATCAGCAGTCCATCATCTTTTTATCCTGATGCTGGAGACAGGAACAGACCTAGTGACTTTTCCTCAGACTCTAAGTGTGATTTACTTAAAAGTGAGAgtcttaaagatcatctgaaAAGTGCTATGACTGGAAATGCCAAAGCCCAGACTCTGCAGGTCTCTAGGACCAAGCAGCTTAAAGAAGCTGTTTTATCTGAAGAGATTTGTGTTGCTAAGAAAACTACTGAATCTTCTTTTGTTGATATAGGCCCTTTTTATGGATTGCCTAGCAAAGTTAAAGATCTATTCAGACAACTTCGAGGGATTGAAACACTTTATG aatgGCAGCATGATTGCTTAATGTTAGAATCTctacagcaaaggaagaatttAATATACTCATTGCCAACCAGTGGTGGAAAAACACTTGTAGCTGAAATAATAATTCTCCAAGAATTACTCTGCAGGCAGAAGGATGTTTTGATGATCCTGCCATATGTTGCCATTGTCCAAGAAAAG gttaGGGGTTTATCAAGTTTTGGGATAGAATTGGGTTTCCTGGTTGAAGAATATGCAGGAAGTAAAGGAAGATTTCCACCAATCAAGAGGAGAATAAAAAAGTCTCTTTATATTGCTACTATAGAAAAAGGACATGCTCTAGTGAATTCCTTaattgaaacagaaagaatTGATGACCTCGGTCTGGTTGTGGTAGATGAG TTGCATATGCTCGGTGAGGGAAGTCGTGGAGCCACACTGGAAATTAGTCTTGCGAAAATTCTTTACACTAGTA aaaacacacaaatCATTGGGATGAGTGCAACTTTAAATAATGTTGGAGACCTGCAGAGGTTCCTGCGAGCAGAGTACTATACTAATAATTTTAGACCG GTAGAATTAAAGGAATACGTAAAGATACGAGACACCATTTACGCAGttgacagcaaaacagaaaatggcttTAAATTTTCACGTCTCCTTAATTTCAAG TATTCTAGTAATCTGGAGAAAGCAGATCCTGACCACATCATTGCACTGGTTACTGAAGTTATTCCTAAATATTCCTGCCTAATCTTTTGTCCCACTAAAAAGAACTGTGAAAATGTGGCTTCAATGGTGTGCAGGTACCTCAAGAG AGAATTTAGAGCTcacagggagaaagagaaacaagatCTCATCAAGAACCTAAAGAATATCGGAAATGGAAGTGTCTGTCCTGTTCTGAAGCAAACAATCCCTTTTGGTATTGCCTATCACCATAGTGGCCTTAcaaatgatgaaagaaaaagtatagAGGAAGCATATTCTACAGGTGTCCTGTGTCTGCTTGCTTGCACAGCTACTTTAGCTGCTGGAGTCAACCTGCCAGCTAGAAG GGTTATTCTCAGAGCTCCTTACGTTGCTAATGACTTCCTGAAGAAGAACCAGTATAAACAAATGATTGGCAGAGCTGGTCGAGCTGGTATTGATAGTGCTGGAGAAAGCATTCTCATAGTacaagaaaaagacaaacactTG GTTCGGGATTTAGTTAACAGTCCTTTAGAGAATTGTTACAGCAATCTTCTGCTGGAGTTGACCAAAGGAATGCAGAGCCTGTTGTTGTCTTTGGTTGGACTGAAG ATAGCAGTTACCCATGAGGAAGTCGACAATTTTATGTGCAGCACATTGCTGGgtgttcagcagcagctgctgtctaAAGAGAAGAGCCTCTCAGAGGTAATTAAAGATGGGTTAGAAAATCTAATAGAAAAAGGACTCCTAAAAAGAACAATATCTGAGAAGGACCACAATTCCAAATGTACGCTAACAGTCACACCGTTGGGTAAAGCTACATATAAAG GGTCTATAGACTTGGCATACTGCAATCTTCTTTACAGAGAATTGAAGAAAGGTTTGGAAGGGCTAATTCTTGAGAGCAATCTTCATCTTCTGTATCTGGCAACTCCATATGATATGACTTCTAACTGTAGCCCAGATTGGATGATATACTTGAGACAG TTCAACCAGCTAAgtgcagcagaacaaaaagTAGCAGATATTGTGGGAGTACCTGAAAGCTTTATTACAAAAAAGGCTTCTGGTCAAGCCATCAGAAAG AATGTGGACAGTGCTGTGGTAAACAGGCTCTACCTCTCGCTTGTCCTTTATACCCTGCTGAAAGAGACCAATATATGGACTGTTTCAGAGAAATTTAATATGTCCCGTGGATATGTGCAAAATCTCCTTAATTCTGCTGCCTCATTCACCTCCTGTGTTCTACATTTCTGCGAG GAATTGGAAGAATTCTGGGTTTATAAAGCCTTGCTGACAGAACTTACCAAGCAGTTGACATACTGTGTTAAGACAGAACTCATCCCCCTGATGGAGGTAGCAGGGGTTCTAGAG GCACGAGCAAAACAGCTTTATAATGCAGGGTACAAAACTTTAGCCCACTTGGCTAATGCAAATCCAGAAACTCTGGTCAAGATGATTGAGCACTTGTCACGACGTCAAGCCAAACAAATTGTTTCATCTGCAAAG atGCTGCTGAGTGAAAAAGCCGAGGCTTTACAAGAAGAAGTTGAAGAACTCTTAAAGGTACCTACAGATATCCCAAGGACCTACTGA
- the HELQ gene encoding helicase POLQ-like isoform X4 → MLESLQQRKNLIYSLPTSGGKTLVAEIIILQELLCRQKDVLMILPYVAIVQEKVRGLSSFGIELGFLVEEYAGSKGRFPPIKRRIKKSLYIATIEKGHALVNSLIETERIDDLGLVVVDELHMLGEGSRGATLEISLAKILYTSKNTQIIGMSATLNNVGDLQRFLRAEYYTNNFRPVELKEYVKIRDTIYAVDSKTENGFKFSRLLNFKYSSNLEKADPDHIIALVTEVIPKYSCLIFCPTKKNCENVASMVCRYLKREFRAHREKEKQDLIKNLKNIGNGSVCPVLKQTIPFGIAYHHSGLTNDERKSIEEAYSTGVLCLLACTATLAAGVNLPARRVILRAPYVANDFLKKNQYKQMIGRAGRAGIDSAGESILIVQEKDKHLVRDLVNSPLENCYSNLLLELTKGMQSLLLSLVGLKIAVTHEEVDNFMCSTLLGVQQQLLSKEKSLSEVIKDGLENLIEKGLLKRTISEKDHNSKCTLTVTPLGKATYKGSIDLAYCNLLYRELKKGLEGLILESNLHLLYLATPYDMTSNCSPDWMIYLRQFNQLSAAEQKVADIVGVPESFITKKASGQAIRKNVDSAVVNRLYLSLVLYTLLKETNIWTVSEKFNMSRGYVQNLLNSAASFTSCVLHFCEELEEFWVYKALLTELTKQLTYCVKTELIPLMEVAGVLEARAKQLYNAGYKTLAHLANANPETLVKMIEHLSRRQAKQIVSSAKMLLSEKAEALQEEVEELLKVPTDIPRTY, encoded by the exons ATGTTAGAATCTctacagcaaaggaagaatttAATATACTCATTGCCAACCAGTGGTGGAAAAACACTTGTAGCTGAAATAATAATTCTCCAAGAATTACTCTGCAGGCAGAAGGATGTTTTGATGATCCTGCCATATGTTGCCATTGTCCAAGAAAAG gttaGGGGTTTATCAAGTTTTGGGATAGAATTGGGTTTCCTGGTTGAAGAATATGCAGGAAGTAAAGGAAGATTTCCACCAATCAAGAGGAGAATAAAAAAGTCTCTTTATATTGCTACTATAGAAAAAGGACATGCTCTAGTGAATTCCTTaattgaaacagaaagaatTGATGACCTCGGTCTGGTTGTGGTAGATGAG TTGCATATGCTCGGTGAGGGAAGTCGTGGAGCCACACTGGAAATTAGTCTTGCGAAAATTCTTTACACTAGTA aaaacacacaaatCATTGGGATGAGTGCAACTTTAAATAATGTTGGAGACCTGCAGAGGTTCCTGCGAGCAGAGTACTATACTAATAATTTTAGACCG GTAGAATTAAAGGAATACGTAAAGATACGAGACACCATTTACGCAGttgacagcaaaacagaaaatggcttTAAATTTTCACGTCTCCTTAATTTCAAG TATTCTAGTAATCTGGAGAAAGCAGATCCTGACCACATCATTGCACTGGTTACTGAAGTTATTCCTAAATATTCCTGCCTAATCTTTTGTCCCACTAAAAAGAACTGTGAAAATGTGGCTTCAATGGTGTGCAGGTACCTCAAGAG AGAATTTAGAGCTcacagggagaaagagaaacaagatCTCATCAAGAACCTAAAGAATATCGGAAATGGAAGTGTCTGTCCTGTTCTGAAGCAAACAATCCCTTTTGGTATTGCCTATCACCATAGTGGCCTTAcaaatgatgaaagaaaaagtatagAGGAAGCATATTCTACAGGTGTCCTGTGTCTGCTTGCTTGCACAGCTACTTTAGCTGCTGGAGTCAACCTGCCAGCTAGAAG GGTTATTCTCAGAGCTCCTTACGTTGCTAATGACTTCCTGAAGAAGAACCAGTATAAACAAATGATTGGCAGAGCTGGTCGAGCTGGTATTGATAGTGCTGGAGAAAGCATTCTCATAGTacaagaaaaagacaaacactTG GTTCGGGATTTAGTTAACAGTCCTTTAGAGAATTGTTACAGCAATCTTCTGCTGGAGTTGACCAAAGGAATGCAGAGCCTGTTGTTGTCTTTGGTTGGACTGAAG ATAGCAGTTACCCATGAGGAAGTCGACAATTTTATGTGCAGCACATTGCTGGgtgttcagcagcagctgctgtctaAAGAGAAGAGCCTCTCAGAGGTAATTAAAGATGGGTTAGAAAATCTAATAGAAAAAGGACTCCTAAAAAGAACAATATCTGAGAAGGACCACAATTCCAAATGTACGCTAACAGTCACACCGTTGGGTAAAGCTACATATAAAG GGTCTATAGACTTGGCATACTGCAATCTTCTTTACAGAGAATTGAAGAAAGGTTTGGAAGGGCTAATTCTTGAGAGCAATCTTCATCTTCTGTATCTGGCAACTCCATATGATATGACTTCTAACTGTAGCCCAGATTGGATGATATACTTGAGACAG TTCAACCAGCTAAgtgcagcagaacaaaaagTAGCAGATATTGTGGGAGTACCTGAAAGCTTTATTACAAAAAAGGCTTCTGGTCAAGCCATCAGAAAG AATGTGGACAGTGCTGTGGTAAACAGGCTCTACCTCTCGCTTGTCCTTTATACCCTGCTGAAAGAGACCAATATATGGACTGTTTCAGAGAAATTTAATATGTCCCGTGGATATGTGCAAAATCTCCTTAATTCTGCTGCCTCATTCACCTCCTGTGTTCTACATTTCTGCGAG GAATTGGAAGAATTCTGGGTTTATAAAGCCTTGCTGACAGAACTTACCAAGCAGTTGACATACTGTGTTAAGACAGAACTCATCCCCCTGATGGAGGTAGCAGGGGTTCTAGAG GCACGAGCAAAACAGCTTTATAATGCAGGGTACAAAACTTTAGCCCACTTGGCTAATGCAAATCCAGAAACTCTGGTCAAGATGATTGAGCACTTGTCACGACGTCAAGCCAAACAAATTGTTTCATCTGCAAAG atGCTGCTGAGTGAAAAAGCCGAGGCTTTACAAGAAGAAGTTGAAGAACTCTTAAAGGTACCTACAGATATCCCAAGGACCTACTGA